The Stackebrandtia nassauensis DSM 44728 genome includes the window GCGTCGAGGCGTACTCGCGCGGCATCCACATCGACACCTCCGCGATCGAGTCGCTGACCGGCGATCTGGACTTCTCCGACCAGGAGGCGATGCGCAACGTCGACCTCGGCGAACTGCTGCGCACTTCGGACACTCCGCAGCAGCAGGCCGCGGTGGCCCGGCTGGAGCACATGCTCGCGCTGGTGGGCGGCTGGGTGTCACACGTGGCGGCGCAGGCCGCCGGTGACCGGCTGCCCTCGCTGTCCAAGCTGACCGAGTCGGCCCGTCGCCGTCGGGCGACCGGCGGTCCCGCCGAACGCACCTTCGAGGCACTGGTGGGCATGAAGCTCAGCCCCAAGAAGCTGCGCGAGGCCACGGCGCTGTGGGAGAAGCTGACCGAGGAGCGGGGCGTGGACGGCCGCGACGCCGTGTGGTCCCACCCGGACCTGATGCCCAGCCCCGAGGACCTGGACGACCCCGACGCCTTCGCGGCCCGCGAACCCGGCCTGGGCGACCTCGACATGTCGATCTTCGACCAACTGGCCGTCAACGACCCGAAACCTCCACGCGAGGACGACGACTCCGACGGCGACCAGGGCAAGAACCCGTCCTGACGGCTCGGCTCGGCTCGGCTCGGCTCGGCTCGGCTCGGCTCGGCTCGGCTCGGCTCGGCTCGGCTCGGCTCGGCCGATGATGCTCGGCTGCCGCCGCGGCGGGGGGCTCAGACTGACTTGGCGGCCGCGAGGCTGGCGTCGGCGATGCCCTCCAGGTAGCCCCGGGCGCGTTCGGTCTTCGGGTATCGCTGCACCAGCGCCCAGAAGTCACGGCCGTGACGCGGCACGATCAGGTGGGCCAGCTCGTGGAGCAACACGTAGTCGACCACCCAGTCGGGCATGCGAGCCAGGCGCGACGACAGCCGGATGGTCCCGTCCTCGGGCGTGCACGAGCCCCAGCGGCTCTCCTGGTTGTCGACCCACCGCACACTTACCGGCCGCGCTGCGGCCGGAAAGTCGGGGTAATAACGGCGGGCCAACTTCTGGGCCCGCGCCTTGAGGGCGGCATCACCGCCTTTGCCTGCCCGTTTGTCACGGGCACGGAGTCTGCCGAGCATGCGATCGACCCACTCGGCTTCCTCGTCCCGAGTGAACTGGTCGGGTATCAGCACGACGACACGTTCCCCGTCTCGGTAGGCCGACACCGTGCGCCGCCGGCGCGTGCTGCGCCGCACTTCGACCGGGGGGCTAGCTTTCCGGGCCATGGTCGTACGCTATCCATCCGACGCCACTACGTACAGTCCGCGATTCGGGAAGCTGTCCCGATTCGCCCCGATATATCCCTAAAAATCCCCGTCGATATCCCACTCATTGAGACATCGACGGGGAGATTCAGCCGCTTAGTCGTTCTTGCCGAGAATGCGGTTCATCTTGGTTCCGCAGACCGGGCAGGTGCCTTTGGCCATCCGCCGCCCCGTCGCGGTCTCCTCCACGTTCCCCTGGAAATCCCGTTTCTCCCGGCATTTGACGCAGTACCCGTTGTATGTCTTCGCCATGGTGGCCCCCTTGTGATCAGGCGTGGTCGCTAGCCCACGCTAGGGGCAGGATGCCATGAATTCAGGCTCGCAGGCTGTGGCCACGCCGTTTGGCGCCGGTATTCTCAGGCACGGCTCAGGCCTGGGTCCCCCGCTCGTGGCACGATGGGAGCCGTGAGCGACATTCCGCGCGGCCCGGTGGCACGCACCGCCAAATTGGCTTCCCTCCCGCTGGGTTTCGCGGGACGGGCGGCGTGGGGCATCGGCAAGAAGATGACCGGCTTCGCCGAATCCGTCATCAGCGAGAAGGTGCAGCAGCGCACCGCCGAGCAGCTTTTCAGCGTGTTGGGCCAGCTCAAGGGCGGGGCGATGAAGCTCGGCCAG containing:
- a CDS encoding DUF5679 domain-containing protein, translated to MAKTYNGYCVKCREKRDFQGNVEETATGRRMAKGTCPVCGTKMNRILGKND
- a CDS encoding M48 family metallopeptidase; this translates as MARKASPPVEVRRSTRRRRTVSAYRDGERVVVLIPDQFTRDEEAEWVDRMLGRLRARDKRAGKGGDAALKARAQKLARRYYPDFPAAARPVSVRWVDNQESRWGSCTPEDGTIRLSSRLARMPDWVVDYVLLHELAHLIVPRHGRDFWALVQRYPKTERARGYLEGIADASLAAAKSV